The Camelina sativa cultivar DH55 chromosome 14, Cs, whole genome shotgun sequence genome includes a window with the following:
- the LOC104741329 gene encoding U-box domain-containing protein 6-like: MDVSELEENLFAASDAKLHRDMCKELSAVYCKVLSIFPSLEEARPRSISGIQALCSLHIALEKAKNILQHCSECSKLYLAITGDAVVLKFEKAKSSLIDSLRRVEDIVPSSIGSQILDIVSELEQTKFLLDPSEKEVGDRIIALLQQGKKFDNCSDSSELEIFLQAATRLSITSSRSALAERRALKKLIDRARAEEDKRKESIVAYLLHLMRKYSKLFRSEVMDENDSQGSPPCSPTGQASNEDRTHAFGRQLSKFGSINFKTMNSRKSGQMPIPPEELRCPISLQLMCDPVIIASGQTYERVCIEKWFSDGHNSCPKTQQHLPHLSLTPNYCVKGLIASWCEQNGITVPTGPPESLDLNYWRLALSDSESTNSTSVDSIESCTPKGDIIVPLEERSAIVSQQQHKEEVNVPVVGDEETSDINVLERYQDILAILDKEEDLAKKCKAVENARRLLKDDEEARILMGANGFVEAFLRFLGSAVHENNAAAQETGAMALFNLAVNNNRNKELMLTSGVIPLLEKMISCSQSQGPATALYLNLSCLEGAKPVIGSSQAVPFFVNLLLQGEKTETQCKLDALHALYNLSTYSRNIPTLLSSNLIKSLQVLASTGDHLWIEKSLAVLLNLASSREGKEEMISTQGMISTLATVLDTGDTVEQEQAVSCLVILCTGNESCIQMVLQEGVIPSLVSISVNGSPRGRDKSQKLLMLFREQRQRDQPSPNRDEAPRKTVSAPMSIPAPVSDPESEVKPLTKSISRRKTMTRPFSFLWKKSYSIHH, translated from the exons ATGGATGTAAGCGAGCTCGAGGAGAATTTGTTCGCTGCTAGCGATGCCAAG TTACATAGAGATATGTGCAAGGAACTATCTGCTGTTTATTGCAAGGTACTGTCAATCTTCCCTTCGTTGGAAGAAGCAAGACCTCGGAGTATATCAGGGATTCAAGCCTTGTGTTCTTTACACATTGCACTTGAGAAAGCAAAGAACATTCTTCAACACTGTTCTGAGTGTAGCAAACTTTATTTG GCCATTACTGGGGATGCTGTAGTGTTGAAGTTTGAGAAAGCTAAATCTTCACTTATCGATAGTCTTAGACGCGTGGAGGACATTGTTCCTAGCTCAATTGGGTCTCAG ATTTTGGACATTGTTAGTGAACTAGAGCAGACCAAGTTCTTGCTTGATCCATCAGAAAAAGAAGTTGGTGATCGGATTATTGCACTATTGCAACAAGGGAAGAAATTTGACAACTGCAGTGACAGCTCCGAACTTGAAATTTTCCTCCAGGCAGCTACTAGACTCAGTATAACTTCTTCAAGATCAGCTCTGGCAGAGCGGCGTGCTTTAAAGAAACTCATTGACAGGGCACGTGCGGAAGAAGACAAGCGTAAGGAGTCTATTGTGGCTTACCTCTTGCATCTCATGAGAAAATACTCCAAGCTATTCAGAAGTGAAGTTATGGATGAGAATGACTCTCAGGGTTCACCACCATGTTCACCCACTGGTCAAGCTTCTAATGAAGATCGTACTCATGCCTTTGGGCGTCAACTATCCAAGTTTGGTTCTATTAACTTTAAGACAATGAACAGTAGGAAATCAGGACAGATGCCCATTCCACCAGAAGAACTGAGGTGTCCCATATCGTTGCAGCTTATGTGTGATCCTGTCATTATTGCTTCTGGGCAGACTTATGAACGTGTCTGTATTGAGAAATGGTTCAGTGATGGACATAACTCTTGCCCCAAGACTCAGCAGCACCTCCCACATCTTTCCCTGACTCCTAATTACTGCGTTAAAGGTCTGATTGCGAGCTGGTGTGAGCAGAATGGGATCACAGTCCCTACTGGACCACCAGAATCTCTTGACCTTAACTACTGGAGACTAGCCCTGTCTGACTCTGAATCTACAAATTCAACGTCAGTTGATAGTATCGAATCGTGCACACCAAAGGGCGATATAATCGTTCCTTTGGAGGAGCGTAGTGCTATTGTTtcccaacaacaacacaaagaagaagTCAATGTGCCTGTTGTTGGTGATGAGGAGACTTCTGATATTAATGTTCTAGAGAGGTATCAGGACATACTAGCAATCTTGGACAAAGAGGAGGACTTGGCTAAAAAGTGTAAAGCAGTTGAAAATGCAAGGCGATTGCTAAAGGATGATGAAGAGGCCAGGATCCTCATGGGAGCCAATGGGTTTGTCGAAGCGTTTTTGCGGTTTCTTGGATCAGCTGTTCATGAAAACAATGCAGCCGCACAAGAAACCGGAGCTATGGCTCTATTTAACTTAGCAGTTAACAATAACAG GAACAAAGAGTTGATGCTGACTTCAGGGGTCATTCCCCTGCTTGAGAAAATGATATCTTGTTCCCAGTCTCAAGGGCCAGCAACTGCGTTATATTTAAACCTATCCTGCCTTGAAGGAGCCAAGCCAGTGATTGGCTCAAGTCAAGCAGTTCCCTTTTTCgtgaaccttcttcttcaaggtgaAAAAACGGAAACCCAATGCAAGCTTGACGCTCTTCACGCCCTCTACAACCTTTCAACCTACTCTCGCAATATTCCCACTCTCCTTTCATCAAACTTAATCAAAAGCCTCCAAGTCCTTGCATCAACAGGTGACCACTTGTGGATAGAGAAGTCATTAGCCGTATTACTAAATCTAGCATCTAGCCGAGAAGGGAAAGAAGAGATGATATCAACACAAGGCATGATCAGCACTCTTGCAACGGTGCTAGACACGGGTGACACGGTCGAACAAGAGCAAGCCGTTTCTTGCCTAGTGATCCTATGCACGGGAAACGAGTCATGTATCCAGATGGTACTACAAGAAGGAGTGATCCCGTCTCTAGTGTCCATCTCAGTGAATGGAAGTCCACGAGGAAGAGACAAGTCCCAGAAGCTTCTGATGCTGTTTAGGGAACAAAGGCAACGAGATCAGCCATCGCCAAACAGAGACGAAGCTCCCAGGAAAACCGTATCGGCACCAATGTCAATACCAGCGCCAGTTTCGGATCCCGAGTCAGAAGTAAAACCTTTGACTAAATCAATCTCGAGAAGGAAAACAATGACAAGACCATTCAGTTTCCTCTGGAAGAAAAGCTACTCGATCCAccattaa
- the LOC104741328 gene encoding uncharacterized protein LOC104741328 isoform X2 has translation MAMLGLIKRVTRISRNNSRVRVYPVRYFQSKDLSNTSNCFRGEDAKLPVLIVGAGPVGLVLSFLLTKLGVNCAVVDKATSFSKHPQAHFINNRSMEIFRELDGLAEEIERSQPPVDLWRKFIYCTSLSGSTLGTVDHMQPQDFKKVVSPASVAHFSQYKLTNLLLKRLEDLGFLVRNSKELDGLELDSVIARQILMGHECVAIDSNKDSVTATVSFLEGGKHLKRNFQCSLLVGADGAGSAVRKLTKIEMRGERDLQKLVSVHFMSRELGEYLMSSRPGMLFFIFNTEGIGVLVAHDLQQGEFVLQVPYYPPQQSLSDLSPEMCKMLIFNLVGRELSDLDVADIKPWVMHAEVAEKFMCCENRVILAGDAAHRFPPAGGFGMNTGIQDAHNLAWKIAALVQGSAKPSILNTYEIERRPIALFNTSLSVQNFRAAMAVPSALGLDPTVANSVHRFINKTVGSILPTGLQKAILDNVFALGRAQLSESLLNERNPLGNQRLSRLKSIFDGGKSLQLQFPAEDLGFRYLEGAIVPDNKSEAGDPEVPSGRRRDYVPCAEPGSRLPHMHVRMLSDSAKEVVVSTLDLVSTEKVEFLLIISPLQESYELACATFKVAKEFMADVKVCVVWPSSEEGVERVSKSAIAPWENYVDVMEVKRQDDEGTSWWSICKMSERGSILVRPDQHIAWRAKSSVTLDHTLHMRDVFSIILGKC, from the exons ATGGCGATGCTAGGGCTGATCAAGAGGGTTACACGAATAAGCAGAAACAATTCGAGGGTCAGAGTGTATCCAGTGAGATACTTCCAAAGCAAGGACCTTTCAAACACTTCAAATTGCTTTCGTGGCGAAGATGCTAAGCTTCCTGTTCTGATCGTCGGCGCTGGACCGGTGGGACTCGTTTTATCCTTCCTTCTCACCAAACTAG GCGTGAACTGTGCTGTTGTGGACAAAGCCACAAGCTTCTCTAAACACCCACAAGCACATTTTATCAACAACCGATCTATGgag ATCTTCCGTGAATTGGATGGATTAGCTGAGGAGATTGAAAGATCACAGCCTCCTGTAGATTTGTGGAGGAAATTCATATACTGCACTTCCCTCTCCGGTTCAACTCTTGGTACAGTGGACCACATGCAGCCTCAAG ATTTCAAGAAAGTTGTCAGCCCGGCTTCTGTTGCTCACTTCTCCCAGTACAAGTTGACAAATTTACTGCTTAAGCGGTTGGAAGACCTTGGCTTTCTTGTTCGAAATTCCAAAGAGTTAGATGGTCTTGAGCTTGACTCTGTTATTGCGAGGCAAATTCTCATGGGTCATGAGTGTGTGGCGATTGATTCTAACAAAGATAGCGTTACAGCAACTGTTTCTTTTCTCGAAGGAGGCAAGCATTTGAAAAGAAACTTTCAATGTAGTCTACTGGTTGGTGCTGATGGTGCTGGGAGTGCTGTAAGAAAGCTCACCAAAATAGAAATGCGAGGGGAAAGAGATCTACAAAAGCTTGTTAGTGTCCATTTTATGAGCAGAGAGCTCGGTGAGTATCTGATGAGTAGCAGACCAGGGatgttatttttcattttcaacacTGAAGGTATTGGAGTTCTCGTTGCCCACGATCTTCAACAAGGAGAGTTTGTTCTGCAG GTTCCATACTATCCACCTCAGCAGAGTCTCTCTGATTTAAGTCCCGAG ATGTGCAAGATGTTGATATTCAATTTGGTGGGACGTGAGCTTTCAGACTTGGATGTAGCTGATATTAAGCCATGGGTCATGCATGCTGAAGTCGCTGAGAAATTCATGTGCTGTGAGAATAGAGTGATACTTGCTGGTGATGCTGCTCACCGGTTCCCGCCTGCTGGAGGTTTTG GAATGAACACTGGAATTCAGGATGCTCACAATCTTGCATGGAAAATAGCAGCTCTTGTTCAGGGTTCTGCAAAACCTTCAATTCTTAATACCTATGAAATAGAACGTAGGCCG ATTGCCCTTTTCAATACTTCACTCAGTGTTCAGAATTTCAGAGCAGCCATGGCGGTTCCTTCGGCGCTAGGCCTTGACCCAACAGTTGCAAACTCAG TTCATAggtttataaacaaaacagtCGGTTCCATCCTTCCAACTGGGCTGCAAAAGGCAATCTTGGATAATGTCTTTGCACTAGGTCGTGCACAGCTTTCAGAATCTCTGTTGAATGAGAGAAATCCGCTGGGAAATCAGAGACTTAGCAGATTAAAGAGTATCTTTGATGGAGGAAAAAGCCTTCAACTACAGTTTCCTGCCGAGGATCTTGGTTTCag GTATTTAGAGGGAGCCATTGTTCCTGATAACAAGTCTGAAGCTGGTGATCCTGAAGTACCAAGTGGTCGTAGAAGAGACTATGTTCCTTGTGCTGAACCAGGTTCAAGACTGCCTCATATGCATGTGAGAATGCTGTCAGATTCCGCAAAAGAGGTTGTTGTTTCTACACTGGATCTTGTTTCCACGGAGAAAGTGGAGTTTCTACTAATAATATCGCCATTACAAGAGTCCTATGAGCTAGCTTGTGCTACATTTAAAGTGGCGAAAGAGTTTATGGCTGATGTCAAGGTATGCGTGGTCTGGCCTAGTAGCGAAGAGGGTGTTGAAAGGGTGAGCAAATCAGCAATAGCTCCATGGGAAAATTATGTCGATGTTATGGAAGTTAAAAGACAAGATGATGAAGGAACTTCGTGGTGGAGTATATGTAAAATGTCAGAGAGAGGATCAATTTTAGTCCGACCTGACCAACACATTGCTTGGCGTGCAAAGTCTAGTGTTACTTTGGACCATACACTGCACATGAGAGATGTCTTCTCAATCATACTTG GAAAATGTTGA
- the LOC104741328 gene encoding uncharacterized protein LOC104741328 isoform X1 produces MAMLGLIKRVTRISRNNSRVRVYPVRYFQSKDLSNTSNCFRGEDAKLPVLIVGAGPVGLVLSFLLTKLGVNCAVVDKATSFSKHPQAHFINNRSMEIFRELDGLAEEIERSQPPVDLWRKFIYCTSLSGSTLGTVDHMQPQDFKKVVSPASVAHFSQYKLTNLLLKRLEDLGFLVRNSKELDGLELDSVIARQILMGHECVAIDSNKDSVTATVSFLEGGKHLKRNFQCSLLVGADGAGSAVRKLTKIEMRGERDLQKLVSVHFMSRELGEYLMSSRPGMLFFIFNTEGIGVLVAHDLQQGEFVLQVPYYPPQQSLSDLSPEMCKMLIFNLVGRELSDLDVADIKPWVMHAEVAEKFMCCENRVILAGDAAHRFPPAGGFGMNTGIQDAHNLAWKIAALVQGSAKPSILNTYEIERRPIALFNTSLSVQNFRAAMAVPSALGLDPTVANSVHRFINKTVGSILPTGLQKAILDNVFALGRAQLSESLLNERNPLGNQRLSRLKSIFDGGKSLQLQFPAEDLGFRYLEGAIVPDNKSEAGDPEVPSGRRRDYVPCAEPGSRLPHMHVRMLSDSAKEVVVSTLDLVSTEKVEFLLIISPLQESYELACATFKVAKEFMADVKVCVVWPSSEEGVERVSKSAIAPWENYVDVMEVKRQDDEGTSWWSICKMSERGSILVRPDQHIAWRAKSSVTLDHTLHMRDVFSIILGKQ; encoded by the exons ATGGCGATGCTAGGGCTGATCAAGAGGGTTACACGAATAAGCAGAAACAATTCGAGGGTCAGAGTGTATCCAGTGAGATACTTCCAAAGCAAGGACCTTTCAAACACTTCAAATTGCTTTCGTGGCGAAGATGCTAAGCTTCCTGTTCTGATCGTCGGCGCTGGACCGGTGGGACTCGTTTTATCCTTCCTTCTCACCAAACTAG GCGTGAACTGTGCTGTTGTGGACAAAGCCACAAGCTTCTCTAAACACCCACAAGCACATTTTATCAACAACCGATCTATGgag ATCTTCCGTGAATTGGATGGATTAGCTGAGGAGATTGAAAGATCACAGCCTCCTGTAGATTTGTGGAGGAAATTCATATACTGCACTTCCCTCTCCGGTTCAACTCTTGGTACAGTGGACCACATGCAGCCTCAAG ATTTCAAGAAAGTTGTCAGCCCGGCTTCTGTTGCTCACTTCTCCCAGTACAAGTTGACAAATTTACTGCTTAAGCGGTTGGAAGACCTTGGCTTTCTTGTTCGAAATTCCAAAGAGTTAGATGGTCTTGAGCTTGACTCTGTTATTGCGAGGCAAATTCTCATGGGTCATGAGTGTGTGGCGATTGATTCTAACAAAGATAGCGTTACAGCAACTGTTTCTTTTCTCGAAGGAGGCAAGCATTTGAAAAGAAACTTTCAATGTAGTCTACTGGTTGGTGCTGATGGTGCTGGGAGTGCTGTAAGAAAGCTCACCAAAATAGAAATGCGAGGGGAAAGAGATCTACAAAAGCTTGTTAGTGTCCATTTTATGAGCAGAGAGCTCGGTGAGTATCTGATGAGTAGCAGACCAGGGatgttatttttcattttcaacacTGAAGGTATTGGAGTTCTCGTTGCCCACGATCTTCAACAAGGAGAGTTTGTTCTGCAG GTTCCATACTATCCACCTCAGCAGAGTCTCTCTGATTTAAGTCCCGAG ATGTGCAAGATGTTGATATTCAATTTGGTGGGACGTGAGCTTTCAGACTTGGATGTAGCTGATATTAAGCCATGGGTCATGCATGCTGAAGTCGCTGAGAAATTCATGTGCTGTGAGAATAGAGTGATACTTGCTGGTGATGCTGCTCACCGGTTCCCGCCTGCTGGAGGTTTTG GAATGAACACTGGAATTCAGGATGCTCACAATCTTGCATGGAAAATAGCAGCTCTTGTTCAGGGTTCTGCAAAACCTTCAATTCTTAATACCTATGAAATAGAACGTAGGCCG ATTGCCCTTTTCAATACTTCACTCAGTGTTCAGAATTTCAGAGCAGCCATGGCGGTTCCTTCGGCGCTAGGCCTTGACCCAACAGTTGCAAACTCAG TTCATAggtttataaacaaaacagtCGGTTCCATCCTTCCAACTGGGCTGCAAAAGGCAATCTTGGATAATGTCTTTGCACTAGGTCGTGCACAGCTTTCAGAATCTCTGTTGAATGAGAGAAATCCGCTGGGAAATCAGAGACTTAGCAGATTAAAGAGTATCTTTGATGGAGGAAAAAGCCTTCAACTACAGTTTCCTGCCGAGGATCTTGGTTTCag GTATTTAGAGGGAGCCATTGTTCCTGATAACAAGTCTGAAGCTGGTGATCCTGAAGTACCAAGTGGTCGTAGAAGAGACTATGTTCCTTGTGCTGAACCAGGTTCAAGACTGCCTCATATGCATGTGAGAATGCTGTCAGATTCCGCAAAAGAGGTTGTTGTTTCTACACTGGATCTTGTTTCCACGGAGAAAGTGGAGTTTCTACTAATAATATCGCCATTACAAGAGTCCTATGAGCTAGCTTGTGCTACATTTAAAGTGGCGAAAGAGTTTATGGCTGATGTCAAGGTATGCGTGGTCTGGCCTAGTAGCGAAGAGGGTGTTGAAAGGGTGAGCAAATCAGCAATAGCTCCATGGGAAAATTATGTCGATGTTATGGAAGTTAAAAGACAAGATGATGAAGGAACTTCGTGGTGGAGTATATGTAAAATGTCAGAGAGAGGATCAATTTTAGTCCGACCTGACCAACACATTGCTTGGCGTGCAAAGTCTAGTGTTACTTTGGACCATACACTGCACATGAGAGATGTCTTCTCAATCATACTTGGTAAACAATGA
- the LOC104741330 gene encoding alpha-glucosidase 2-like, translating into MGYYNDQFQARRRSLVVGQNSKVHLLCLVYLLSFLSFTDHSHSSTLLNLLYSNNDTQMMTTGFSTSGGIKPLFGDESQRPPRVITPFPSPKLTDLPMFQDDHKESLYWGTYRPQVYFGVRARTPKSLVAGLMWLVTKDGKPVMRHFCENSEDLKSFGWREHNGRDFGRQELLEQDMILETSFVKSKEGSHGYGGDWSIRINVKNILNDEVKRTVHLFFYLADEGGNGVNLGKDVLGLKDSFVLASGSRQDVGNWQMHLKSENHLETHYCGFKTPDIVNLSDLVQKNLAVQEGKSGRLQLSDTSEDSSTIYVFQISTTTQSTIDVAFVSDIREETSHMEKRIMSLTGSPLSSLLEEKHIAFDTKFKDCFNLSEKLDPETLVVGKAAIGNMLGGIGYFYGQSKIHVPRSDLANSKDDFLLYWPAELYTAVPSRPVFPRGFLWDEGFHQLLIWRWDVHITLEIVGNWLDLMNIDGWIPREQILGDEALSKIPKQYVVQYPSNGNPPTLLLVIRDLIDGIRAEKFKEVESDEILSFLDRAFVRLDAWFKWFNTSQIGKEKGSYYWHGRDNITTRQLNPQSLSSGLDDYPRASHPNEDERHVDLRCWMYLAADCMNSIQEFMGKKDILVTEDYNSTAKLLSDFTLLNQMHYDHDHGSYLDFGNHTEDVRLIWKEVTGEDDHLSRELVRETFGRPELRLVPHIGYVSFFPFMFRIIPADSSILDKQLDLISNRSIVWSDYGLLSLAKTSSLYMKYNTEDEAPYWRGAIWINMNYMILSSLHHYSKVGGPYSSKARTIYEELRSNLIRNVVRNYDQTGYIWEHYDQTKGTGEGARVFTGWSALILLIMSEEYPLF; encoded by the exons atggGTTATTACAATGATCAGTTCCAAGCACGACGACGATCTCTTGTAGttggtcaaaactcaaaagtccACTTGCTATGCcttgtttatttgttgtccTTTCTCAGCTTCACCGATCATTCACATAGCTCTACTTTGCTTAATCTGTTATACTCCAACAACGATACTCAAATGATGACGACCGGATTTAGCACATCTGGTGGAATCAAACCTCTGTTCGGCGATGAATCCCAGAGACCACCTCGTGTTATCACTCCTTTTCCTTCTCCTAAACTCACGGACTTGCCTATG TTTCAAGATGACCATAAGGAGAGCTTGTATTGGGGAACTTATCGCCCTCAGGTTTATTTTGGAGTTCGAGCCAG AACTCCTAAGTCCCTTGTTGCTGGCTTGATGTGGCTCGTTACAAAAGATGGTAAGCCGGTTATGAGGCATTTCTGTGAAAACTCTGAAGATCTTAAGTCTTTTGGCTGGAGAGAACACAATGGAAGAGATTTTGGGCGGCAAGAGCTGCTTGAACAAGATATGATTTTGGAGACTAGTTTTGTCAAGTCTAAGGAGGGGAGCCATGGTTATGGAGGGGATTGGTCGATTAGAATCAATGTTAAGAACATATTGAATGATGAAGTAAAGAGAACCGTACATCTCTTCTTCTATCTAGCTGATGAAGGTGGCAATGGTGTGAATCTAGGCAAAGATGTATTGGGGCTCAAAGATAGTTTTGTCCTGGCTTCGGGTTCACGTCAAGATGTAGGAAACTGGCAGATGCACTTAAAATCAGAG AATCATCTTGAAACACATTATTGCGGTTTCAAGACACCtgacattgtcaatctttctGATCTTGTTCAGAAAAATCTCGCTGTTCAG GAAGGGAAGTCTGGACGACTTCAGCTATCTGACACATCAGAGGATTCTTCTACCATTTATGTTTTTCAG ATTTCCACTACCACTCAATCTACTATAGATGTTGCCTTTGTCTCTGATATAAGAGAAGAAACCTCCCACATGGAGAAGCGTATAATGAGTCTTACAG GTTCGCCACTCTCTAGTCTActtgaagaaaaacatatagCATTTGATACAAAGTTCAAGGATTGCTTCAACCTGTCTGAAAAG CTTGATCCTGAAACTTTGGTGGTTGGTAAAGCTGCAATAGGGAACATGCTTGGAGGCATTGGTTACTTCTATGGTCAATCAAAAATTCATGTTCCTAGAAGTGATCTG GCTAATAGTAAAGATGATTTCTTGCTATATTGGCCAGCTGAGCTGTACACAGCAGTTCCAAGCCGGCCCGTATTTCCTAGGGGATTTTTGTGGGATGAAGGCTTCCATCAACTGTTGATCTG GCGCTGGGATGTCCATATAACATTGGAAATTGTTGGAAACTGGTTAGATCTAATGAATATAGATGGATGGATTCCTCGTGAGCAAATCTTGGGAGATGAAGCTCTGAG TAAGATTCCAAAGCAGTACGTTGTTCAGTACCCAAGTAATGGCAATCCACCTACACTACTTTTGGTGATACGCG ATTTGATTGATGGTATACGGGCAGAGAAATTTAAAGAGGTGGAAAGCGATGAAATCTTGTCATTCCTTGACAGAGCTTTTGTACGGCTAGATGCATGGTTCAAATGGTTCAACACTTCCCAGATAG GGAAGGAGAAGGGAAGTTACTATTGGCATGGCAGAGACAATATAACAACTAGGCAACTAAACCCTCAG TCTCTTTCCTCTGGTTTGGATGATTATCCTCGGGCTTCACACCCAAATGAAGATGAGAGGCATGTTGACCTCAGATGCTGGATGTATCTTGCAGCAGATTGCATGAACTCCATCCAAGAATTTATGGGGAAAAAAGACATACTTGTGACG GAGGATTATAACTCAACTGCCAAGCTGCTTTCAGATTTCACTCTTCTGAATCag atGCACTATGACCATGACCATGGGTCTTACCTTGACTTTGGTAATCATACAGAAGAC GTTCGGTTAATCTGGAAAGAGGTTACTGGAGAAGATGATCATTTATCTCGAGAGCTTGTAAGGGAGACGTTTGGGAGACCAGAGCTAAGATTAGTTCCTCACATCGGCTACGTCAGCTTCTTTCCATTCATGTTCAGAATCATCCCAGCT GATTCTTCAATCCTCGACAAACAACTCGATCTCATTTCAAACAGGAGCATCGTATGGAGTGACTATGGTTTACTTTCACTTGCCAAAACTAG TTCTTTGTACATGAAGTATAACACTGAGGACGAAGCACCGTACTGGAGAGGTGCAATTTGGATAAATATGAACTACATGATTCTTTCTTCCCTGCACCATTACTCTAAAG TGGGTGGACCGTACAGCAGCAAGGCAAGAACTATTTATGAGGAACTAAGGAGCAATCTAATAAG GAACGTTGTTAGAAACTATGACCAGACTGGTTACATCTGGGAACACTATGATCAAACAAAAGGAACTGGAGAAGGTGCACGTGTCTTCACCGGTTGGTCTGCACTGATCCTTTTAATTATGTCTGAAGAATACcctctattttaa